A region of Candidatus Nomurabacteria bacterium DNA encodes the following proteins:
- a CDS encoding M23 family metallopeptidase, translating to MSLANRNGRTTWVPHSRAKVTKKYGVKDSQYSAGHHTGTDIAIQGSSGQKIIWAPSVKGKVVRRGYDPNGYGNYVVIKSENNRQWLLAHMRNPGPRVGTVLNQGDKIGNIGATGNVSGPHLH from the coding sequence ATGTCATTGGCTAATCGTAACGGGCGCACTACTTGGGTCCCACACTCCAGGGCTAAAGTAACAAAAAAATACGGAGTTAAAGATAGTCAGTATAGCGCTGGTCATCATACTGGAACAGACATAGCTATTCAAGGTAGTAGCGGTCAAAAAATCATATGGGCACCGTCTGTAAAGGGTAAGGTGGTACGGCGTGGTTATGATCCGAATGGATATGGCAATTATGTCGTAATTAAGTCTGAAAATAACAGGCAATGGCTTTTAGCACACATGAGAAATCCTGGTCCGCGTGTTGGCACAGTTTTAAATCAAGGTGATAAGATTGGTAATATTGGAGCAACAGGCAATGTGTCGGGACCACATCTTCATA